A window of the Pararge aegeria chromosome 2, ilParAegt1.1, whole genome shotgun sequence genome harbors these coding sequences:
- the LOC120632017 gene encoding uncharacterized protein LOC120632017 isoform X1 has protein sequence MSNRAWVTLATNDSYGLGALVVAHSLRRSGSVYPAVVLITPSVTDAMRERLRAVFAEVVVVDVLDSKDAAHLALLQRPELGITFTKIHCWNLTQYEKCVFLDADTLIVQNCDELFEREELSAAPDVGWPDCFNSGVFVFTPSAETFNNLIKFASERGSFDGGDQGLLNSYFSDWAQGDINKHLPFLYNVTSAAFYSYIPALKHYGQNLKIIHFIGAAKPWLQQFNWQTRSVDAPEHLREFLQLWWDLFVGQVHSQLDTAMGEVEEELLAILQEETVDFNNPTVEFSYYEPTLDSDSEFPWHHPENQVADPEINVPEINMSEFHNPWDIYVGNIPASKEDFNQNEKKADYYQEIRRHAWDYIHPDQTECHNYQTTFNSSDNYTSEHKEEVWQSNFESSPNNNQTHLHLHVPLNDHYYQQHETYPQSQDHTNIPQHISEPLHMHNNHYNDFSRPDDNNKIINQSYNKESQPDGHVCYTHSLLDHDLNVGKKLKNFSSQIHKQNRPQIYSVMMDHVRVKHHEPEEKLNGYASGADIDLYEEITPRHPYDGFYMRHRMTIDPRGRKICSHEIPFRPPSPLSDSSEEFEDAMEAFAEEITNKALNGEDSQTGVAGNLARVVPGAPLQQEAVDELARRQGWEAGNIDYMGADSFDNIWAKISQTLSQPPNSEHPEPPKEEAQPVAMADPPSASALVDTVSEPAPVAVQAVDVPKQEEEASKEKKVDVIPSEAVPVEVPAPVESETVENTSEAEAVAPAEVAAVVEPIPVEVPVPADEAPTPASDTTEAPGKPEEIIPVPVEAAAVELAESAPAEVSGEAEPDATEIPVVALEALKIDEAPSAAVGEATKEQVAPAPTPSVPESPLTPSQETTPIEPVEELEATSDSPPLANTPSKEEIPGAPAAKSEERRKPAGKLQLRPPLAADPALTPDSEAEDAAALAQSIIASELRTPTVTGPTPPALSPSPASPSADSRLSVQEPTVPTPPVGAVSLSQIGIKSKPSTAAQIESSVKTDSAPSTPESPKTADPPKKKVVKKIVKKDKEGTSGEAPVPPPRKKEKKPKEK, from the exons ATTGTCCAAAATTGCGATGAGCTGTTCGAGCGTGAGGAACTCTCCGCAGCACCCGATGTTGGCTGGCCCGACTGCTTCAATTCCGGAGTTTTTGTGTTCACTCCCTCCGCCGAGACCTTCAATAATCTCATCAAATTCGCCTCGGAGCGTGGCAGCTTCGATG GTGGAGATCAGGGTCTGCTAAACTCGTACTTCTCGGATTGGGCGCAGGGTGATATCAACAAGCATCTTCCATTCCTTTACAATGTTACATCCGCTGCCTTCTATTCTTACATACCCGCCTTAAAACA TTACGGtcaaaatttaaagataatcCACTTCATCGGGGCCGCGAAGCCATGGCTACAACAATTCAACTGGCAGACGCGCTCCGTAGACGCGCCGGAACATTTGCGCGAATTCTTGCAGCTCTGGTGGGACCTGTTTGTTGGTCAGGTCCACTCACAGCTGGACACTGCCATG GGTGAGGTCGAAGAAGAACTTCTGGCGATTCTTCAAGAAGAAACAGTCGATTTTAATAACCCAACTGTGGAATTTAGTTACTATGAACCAACTTTGGATTCAGACTCGGAATTTCCGTGGCATCATCCCGAAAATCAAGTCGCAGATCCCGAAATCAATGTGCCAGAGATAAATATGAGCGAATTTCATAATCCGTGGGATATTTATGTAGGAAATATTCCAGCTAGTAAAGAGGATTTCAATCAAAACGAAAAAAAGGCAGATTATTATCAGGAAATAAGAAGACATGCTTGGGATTATATCCATCCTGATCAAACTGAATGTCACAATTACCAAACAACATTTAACAGTAGTGATAATTATACCTCTGAACATAAAGAAGAAGTTTGGCAATCCAATTTTGAATCTAGTCCTAATAATAATCAAACGCATCTACACTTACACGTACCTCTTAatgatcattattatcaacaacATGAAACATATCCCCAATCACAAGACCATACCAATATACCACAACACATTTCAGAGCCACTTCACATGCACAACAACCACTACAATGATTTTAGTAGACCTGatgataataacaaaattattaatcaatcaTATAACAAAGAATCTCAACCTGATGGTCATGTATGCTATACGCATAGTCTTCTGGATCACGATCTCAACGTAGGTAAGAAGTTAAAGAATTTCTCTTCACAAATCCATAAACAAAATAGACCTCAAATATACAGCGTAATGATGGATCACGTAAGAGTCAAACATCATGAACCAGAAGAGAAATTGAACGGATATGCGTCTGGCGCCGATATTGATCTTTATGAGGAAATAACACCGCGGCATCCATATGATGGGTTTTACATGAGGCACAGAATGACTATTGATCCACGTGGGCGTAAAATCTGCAGTCACGAAATACCATTCCGACCTCCATCTCCATTGTCAGACAGTTCAGAAGAATTTGAAGATGCAATGGAGGCATTCGCTGAGGAAATAACGAATAAGGCATTAAATGGGGAGGATAGTCaa ACTGGTGTAGCGGGTAACTTAGCACGTGTAGTACCGGGAGCACCCCTGCAACAAGAGGCCGTTGACGAACTGGCCAGGAGACAAGGTTGGGAAGCTGGAAACATTGATTACATGGGTGCAGATTCCTTTGACAACATCTGGGCAAAGATATCGCAGACATTGAGCCAGCCGCCAAATTCCGAACACCCAGAGCCCCCTAAAGAAGAGGCGCAGCCTGTAGCAATGGCTGATCCACCAAGCGCGTCTGCACTAGTTGATACTGTTTCCGAGCCAGCACCAGTGGCAGTTCAGGCAGTAGATGTACCCAAGCAAGAAGAAGAGGcttctaaagaaaaaaaagttgacGTTATCCCTAGTGAGGCAGTTCCCGTTGAAGTTCCTGCGCCAGTAGAATCAGAAACGGTAGAAAACACCTCCGAAGCAGAAGCCGTGGCTCCAGCGGAGGTTGCCGCAGTCGTGGAGCCTATTCCAGTTGAAGTTCCAGTTCCAGCCGATGAGGCTCCGACTCCAGCAAGTGATACCACTGAAGCACCAGGTAAACCAGAAGAAATTATTCCTGTTCCAGTTGAAGCTGCGGCTGTTGAGCTCGCTGAATCAGCCCCGGCTGAAGTGAGTGGAGAGGCTGAACCAGACGCCACTGAAATACCAGTGGTTGCCTTGGAAGCATTAAAAATTGATGAAGCGCCATCAGCCGCAGTAGGCGAAGCTACAAAAGAGCAAGTAGCGCCAGCGCCCACACCTTCTGTTCCTGAATCCCCTTTAACTCCGTCACAAGAAACAACACCTATAGAACCGGTGGAAGAGCTAGAGGCTACCTCAGACAGCCCGCCTCTAGCTAACACTCCGTCCAAGGAAGAAATTCCTGGAGCACCCGCTGCTAAAT CGGAGGAGCGGCGCAAGCCGGCGGGCAAGTTGCAGCTTAGGCCGCCGCTCGCCGCCGACCCTGCGCTCACGCCCGACAGCGAAGCAGAGGACGCCGCTGCGCTTGCGCAGTCCATCATCGCTAGCGAGTTGCGTACGCCCACCGTCACCGGGCCCACGCCGCCCGCGCTCTCCCCCTCTCCCGCGTCGCCGTCCGCAGACTCGCGCCTCTCCGTCCAGGAGCCCACAGTGCCAACCCCGCCCGTCGGCGCCGTCTCGCTCTCACAGATCGGCATCAAGTCCAAGCCTAGCACCGCCGCCCAAATAGAGTCCTCAGTGAAGACAGACTCCGCACCTTCTACGCCCGAGTCGCCCAAGACTGCTGACCCACCTAAAAAGAAggtagttaaaaaaattgtcaaaaagGACAAGGAGGGGACGAGCGGCGAGGCGCCCGTGCCGCCACCGCGTAAGAAGGAAAAGAAGCCCAAAGAGAAATGA
- the LOC120631460 gene encoding protein ALP1-like, with the protein MVDIDLIMIALISEAEEEESEFTSAAEDRKIKRKFWVHELWKKRHILGEFRTLCSNDLSLDPRYFYDYYKMGLDKFENLVNILRPHIQKQETNLRIPISVEERISICLRFMTTAISFQALAQSYRVGYSTVLTIVHEVSAAIWKHLQPIVMPKPTQELWTKIEEEFRTIWNFPNCIGAIDGKHVNIRAPWNSGSLYFNYKKYFSTVLLAVVDAKYKFIIVDIGAYGRNSDSGILNNSKFGQRLQNNTIGIPPNKRLPGMIEEMPLVFVGDEAFPLSEHIMRPYPGNQVSDNHDKKIFNYRLSRARRLVESAFGILTQKFEVFQKKIKMQPMHLDSMILACTCLHNYVRENYELENLELPSDSILQDIRSVDYHTMTNAMVIRETFKSYFISEHGAVPWQTEMIRRC; encoded by the exons ATGGTTGATATCGATCTTATCATGATTGCTCTAATATCAGAAGCTGAAGAGGAAGAAAGTGAATTTACATCAGCAGCTgaggatagaaaaataaaacgaaaattttGGGTTCACGAGTTATGGAAGAAAAGACATATACTTGGCGAATTCAGAACACTCTGTAGTAATGATTTAAGTCTGGACCcaagatatttttatgattattataaaatgggtttagataagtttgaaaatttggtaaatattttgAGGCCTCACATCCAAAAGCAAGAAACAAatttaagaatacctatttccgTTGAAGAGCGGATATCAATATGCTTGAG ATTTATGACTACAGCAATTAGCTTTCAAGCCTTAGCTCAAAGTTATCGAGTTGGATACAGCACTGTTTTAACAATTGTACATGAAGTTTCCGCAGCAATATGGAAACATTTACAGCCAATTGTCATGCCGAAGCCAACACAAGAATTATGGACTAAAATAGAGGAGGAGTTCAGAACCATATGGAATTTTCCTAATTGTATAGGGGCAATTGACGGTAAACACGTCAATATAAGAGCTCCCTGGAATAGCGGCAGTTTGTACttcaattacaaaaaatattttagtactgTCTTGTTAGCTGTTGTTGACGCAAAGTACAAATTCATTATTGTTGACATCGGAGCATATGGACGTAACAGCGATAGTGGCATATTAAACAATTCTAAATTTGGACaacgattacaaaataatacgaTTGGTATACCGCCTAATAAAAGGTTGCCAGGTATGATAGAGGAAATGCCACTTGTTTTTGTAGGAGACGAAGCATTTCCCTTGTCCGAACACATCATGAGACCATATCCTGGAAATCAGGTGTCTGACAATCATGataagaaaatttttaattatcgcTTAAGCCGAGCAAGGCGCTTAGTAGAAAGTGCTTTCGGAATTCTGACACAAAAATTTgaggtttttcaaaaaaaaataaaaatgcaaccaATGCATCTTGATTCTATGATTCTTGCATGCACATGTTTGCATAATTACGTAAGAGAAAATTACGAACTCGAAAACTTGGAATTGCCAAGTGATAGTATATTACAAGATATACGGTCAGTCGATTACCATACTATGACAAATGCCATGGTGATCAGAGAGACattcaaatcttattttatatccgAGCATGGGGCAGTACCATGGCAAACTGAAATGATCAGACGATGTTAA
- the LOC120631471 gene encoding uncharacterized protein LOC120631471 has product MDEDEKLIYLVQKYDCLFNVKAKTYSDKNCRKNAWQKVSGEMQISEAECQKRWKRIRDCYKKAIRLRQFKSGSARSNDKPIRFEKELEFLKPYLQNKPQTSNLESSEENDVNTDTDTNLSVASPSRPESQLSSHSDTTRKKSQPLSQMLFAQYLENKKTEEDPTDTFFLSMSKTVKRMPIQMQVLLKRQILLLVTDAEIKVASNEMCTFQPETTNINSTQANTSSSIGYTTELRTESESLQLQSNSTNCISNSNTYKMQPNTGYYTTQLPTIYTPSNTYSMQSKTSSSSNSIIPNQFENSTSSRYRVEDRMEDLDLPPSPYIPLPIGTTTRQQRDGDNDYS; this is encoded by the exons ATGGACGaagatgaaaaattaatttatttagtacagaAGTATGATTGTCTGTTTAACGTCAAGGCGAAAACCTACAGTGATAAAAATTGTAGGAAAAATGCCTGGCAAAAAGTAAGCGGTGAAATGCAAATTTCTG AGGCAGAGTGTCAAAAGCGGTGGAAAAGAATTCGAGATTGTTACAAGAAAGCAATTAGGCTAAGACAGTTTAAGAGTGGTTCTGCTAGATCAAATGATAAGCCAATAAGATTTGAAAAAGAATTGGAGTTTTTAAAACCATACTTGCAGAACAAACCACAGACGTCTAACTTAGAGAGCTCCGAAGAAAATGACGTAAACACTGATACCGACACAAACTTGTCCGTTGCGTCGCCATCTCGACCCGAATCACAATTATCCAGTCATTCCGATACTACTCGAAAGAAGTCACAACCACTATCACAAATGTTATTCGCacaatatttggaaaataagaaaacagaAGAAGATCCAACGGACACTTTTTTTCTCTCTATGTCCAAAACGGTTAAACGGATGCCAATACAAATGCAAGTGCTACTGAAACGACAGATATTGCTTTTAGTAACTGACGCGGAAATAAAAGTTGCTTCGAATGAAATGTGCACCTTTCAACCTGAAACAACTAATATCAACTCAACGCAAGCAAATACTTCTTCATCCATCGGCTATACAACAGAACTACGAACCGAATCAGAAAGTCTTCAGCTACAATCTAATTCCACTAACTGTATTTCTAATTCCAACACTTATAAAATGCAGCCAAATACCGGGTATTATACAACACAGCTACCAACCATTTATACTCCTTCTAACACATACTCAATGCAGTCAAAAACGTCATCCAGTAGCAACAGCATAATCCCTAATCAGTTCGAAAATAGCACTTCTTCGAGATATCGTGTGGAAGATCGTATGGAAGATCTCGACCTGCCACCTTCACCATACATACCATTGCCGATTGGGACGACGACGCGGCAacaaagggatggtgataatgacTACAGTTAA